DNA from Desmodus rotundus isolate HL8 chromosome X, HLdesRot8A.1, whole genome shotgun sequence:
CTGtctatgtgtttgtgtttttaactCCAACCTCTGCCTATTCAATCCTTCATTATTACAtccctttctgtctcctccaCCATAGATGACCCCCATCTTTCTGTTCCCAGGTGCCTGGTGGGgagaatgagaaagaggaaggtgcaaagaatgaagaagcaggcAAGTGACCAGGGCCAGGTGGAGAAGGTGTGGGACCCTCGGGACAACACCCAAGCAGAGCTCTTGATCCTTGAGATCTTTCTGTCTGGACAGCAGCCTTTTCCAAGATCATCTCAAAAACAGTGGGCTTAGTGTGTGGCCATCAACATTTGGGACACTGAGATTAAAGATTAACAGATGTTTTGTTTTACTGCAGAACTTCTCAGCCTTTATTTTATAATAGCATGTATACAACTGTGAGGATGGTGGTGTTTATTCAACACACATTTGCTGAGCTCTTATTTGtcccaggtactgttctaagtgctgGGGACACAACAATgaaccaaacaaaccaaaatctTCTCTCTGACATTTtggcagagagatggaaagaatttACCATGTAacaagcactgttctaggtgctttacatacattttctcaATTTATTCTCTGTTTTTTGATCTTCTGGTACCAGGtatggaagaagaggaggaggaggaagaagaggaagaggaggaagagggtgcaGGGCGTGTGGAACTCCTGCAGGAAGTTGTACCCAAGGAGAAGGTGGTGCCCATCCCTGAGGGCAGTGCCTTCTTCTGCCTCAGCCAAACCAACCCGTGAGTACTGGGGGTGAGGGTAGGTGGAGGAAGGGCTGCAGTAGATGGCAGGCCAAGGAGCAGCCAAAGTTCAGCCGGGCATGTTGCAAAGCCTGATACAACAGGCCGGAGCTGCATCCCTTGGGCTCACCCAATCAACTCTGTTGTCCATGGGTTCTAACCATGGCCCATTCCCCACTTTCCAGACTGAGGAAGGCCTGCCACACCCTCATCCACCATCATGTCTTTACCAATCTTATCCTGGTATTCATCATCCTCAGCAGTGTGTCCTTGGCCGCTGAGGACCCCATCCGAGCCCACTCCTTTCGCAACCACGTGAGCCTTTGGGGGGCACTGCCAGGAATGTCCTAGTGGGCACAAGCAAGGACCAGGGTAGAGACAAGGAGAAGACTCCTACCTGGGCAGAAAAAGAGTGGCAATAATTGCAGCCTTTACTGTATATGCAGCACACTTGCAGAAGTGCCAGGGAAGAGATCAGTATTCAGCTGAAGAGAAAGCTGTGCTCAAAGAGGTTGAACAGGTTGAGTGTGCCTGTGTAGCTGGGTAGAGTCAGAGAAGCCCAAATTTGAATGCTGGTCTTTCTGATGGCCAAGCCTTTTGCCTTGTAGATAAGTTCTTGATGATCataggggaggaaaggaaggatggagggaggaagggacagcaaTGCATAGAGaggtacatgtgtgtgtgcacatgcatgcacacacacctgggATACCCCTCAGCCATGACTCAGTGACTCCTCCTCTTGCTCATTCCCCAGATTCTGGGGTACTTCGATTATGCTTTCACCTCCATTTTCACTGTGGAGATTCTACTAAAGGTAACTAATGGGCCCCCAATCATACCCCCAGTTGCCCCAACCCACCCCCTACCCACCCCTGCAGCTCACCTCTCCTGTTTCCATCCCTTCCTACCCCTTCTATCCCCAAATCTGGGGTCTAGCCTGATGACCTCTTACCCCCAGATGACAGTGTTCGGAGCCTTCCTGCACCGAGGCTCCTTCTGCCGTAGTTGGTTCAATCTGTTGGATCTGCTGGTGGTCAGTGTGTCCCTCATCTCTTTTGGCATCCAGTAAGTGaccctttgcccaccccactcctccaAGATCTGAGGCCAGGTCTGAATCAGGACCTGAGGACTGCTCCTTCCCCAGCTCTAGCGCCATCTCGGTAGTGAAGATTCTGCGAGTACTCCGAGTACTTCGACCCCTTCGAGCCATCAACCGGGCCAAAGGACTTAAGgtaacccccaccccacacaaacCCACAGGACCTAAGCCCTTCCTGCCCCTAGGGCCAGGATCACTGGTCAGATTGACCATTTGCATTGATGCATGACCACATGAAACCACTCATGCCTCACCACTGGCCATGTGACCTGACCCAAGTTCCTTAACCAATGGCCACATTTTTCTAATCTGAGTCCCTGGTGTGTGGCCACATATCCTTACCCAGAAAACACTTATTCCTAATTGGTGCCCACACACCCCTGGCCCACATCACTGCCCCTTGACCACATGTTCCTGACCACACATCGCTGACCCACAACCACATGTTTCTGACCCAAGTCCCTGAGCCCCATCCATGCCCAGAGTCCCTGCCCCATGGCTACTATGGCCTGCGGTATCCATTAGCCATATTTCTGGGTACCTGCAGCACGTGGTGCAATGTGTGTTCGTGGCCATCCGGACCATCGGGAATATCATGATAGTAACCACACTCCTGCAATTCATGTTTGCCTGCATTGGTGTGCAGCTCTTCAAGGTGGGAAAAAACACTGGAGGGAGTCCCAGGCATGGGTGAAGGTGGGGGTAAAGTGTGCACCTGCTTGACAAATATCCTACCTGCAGGGGAAATTCTACAGTTGCACTGATGAGGCCAAACACACTCCCCAAGAATGCAAGTGAGTGGCCGAGACCATGCCCTCGTGGGGCCCAGAACCCTTCCCAAAGGCCACAGAAGCCCCTAGAGGTCACCAAGGTCTCTGAAGCCCCTAGAGCTTCCTCCCAAGAACTTCAGAGATGCCCCAGATTTTATCAAGGCTTCCAAGACTCTTAAAATTCCCCAAGGCTCCAAGATACACCTCCAGAACTCTCCCAATAATGGCAAAGGCCCTCAGATCTCACCAAACCCTAAGAGCTCCCCCAATACCTTCTCCGAAACCCTCTCCACATTCCCCAGTGTTACCTACATTCCACTCTGGACCTCCCAGCCATCCCCAAACaccacctccccctgctgccacaCACCACCCAATCCTCAACTTCCATCTTGTGACTCCTGTGGAGGGTAGTGCTTACAAGCATGGGCTTTGAAGTCAAACATTCTTGGTTCAAATCCATACCATAAGATTCCTAACCttgtaatttcttacatttcttaATCTTGCTGAGTCCAATTTTCCACAACTAAAGAAtggggatttttaaaatgcaactcttacaagatttttttgtaagaagtaaataaattactACACAGAGAGTGTGCTACAATGTAAAGTTAGTATGTATAAAGCCTAGTGCCATGCCTGGCATAGACTTAATACTGATCAAATTGGCTActatttgtattacttttttcTGGGTAgcgatgataatgatgataatggtAATGAGAGCTAATATACAAGAAtgggaaaaaagtaggtttacagttgtaacacAAATGAGtcatacaataattaataaataataatacaagaataaactctatttcaTGTACTCGCATCTGCAAACCTatctttgcccacccctgtatgtggTGCCAACTATGTGCCacacattattttcattaattgGCTTAACTGATCCTTGTAACAAGCAaggaaatacattattattagtCCTATTTCATGGATggggaaaactgaagcacagagaggttaaatgctTAAGGTCACACAACGAGTAAATggagaggcaggatttgaacccaggctatTCAGCTCTATCACTATGCCCTGCTGCCTCTGTACCAGGAGATCCCAGTCCCCATTccacagctccccacccctcctcacccacccAGACTGTCTGCAACATCCACAGGGGCTCTTTCCTGGTCTATCCTGATGGAGACGTGTCACGGCCCCTGGTCCGGGAGCGGCTCTGGGTCAACAGCGATTTCAACTTTGACAATGTCCTTTCAGCCATGATGGCTCTATTCACTGTCTCCACCTTCGAAGGCTGGCCTGCGTAAGGGACAGGGCCCCGGGAAGAGCAGGGAACAGGGAAGGAGTATATAGAGAACTGACTTAGAATCTGCTGAGGATGAGTGGGAGGGTATCTTCAAATGTGACAAAGTCTCCCTTGAGACTGAATGGGGTTTTCTGGGGACTGGTGGGCATGTCAGAAGACTGGGTGTGGGTCTTCCGGTAGCTGGCTGGGGTGCTTTGGGAACCTGGGTGGGTGGGACCTCCAGGAATTGGGTAGAGGTCTCTGAGGTGGAAGTCCAGAGAATACTGAGTAAGATTTAGGTGGGGGGGAGATAAAGTCAATACCTGGGGAGACTGGTTGGGGCTCCCAAAGAAGATGGAGTGGGGGATTCGGGAGTTCCAGAGAACTGCATAAGTGTTTGGGGTAGTAGTTGGAGATTTCTGGGGGTATGGAGAAGGGAATTCAAGTTGACAGGACAGGAGATTTAGAGATCTTTGAGGGGGCTGATGTGGGAGTTCTGGGAAACTGCCTGGGGATCACTAAGTGGATGGAGAAGGGGACTTGTGGACCTGTGGGAGCGTAAGGGATCTGTGGGGTGTTTGAGGGCCTGGTGGAGGTCTCTTGGGATATGTGTGGAAGTCCTAGGTGATTAGGTCAAGGGATTTAAGGATCCTTGAGGTGACAAGCAGGAGATTCTGGGGTATCTATAATAAGTGGTCTGGGGAAGATCTGAGGGGCCTGGGATATCCTCTCACCTGCTTCCACTGGATCCCCAGTCTTTTATACAAGGCCATAGATGCACATGCAGAAGACCAGGGCCCCATCTATAATTACCATGTGGAAATCTCAGTGTTTTTCATTGTCTATATCATCATCATCGCATTCTTCATGATGAACATCTTTGTGGGCTTCGTCATCATCACTTTCCGTGCCCAGGGTGAGCAGGAATACCAAAACTGTGAGCTGGACAAGAACCAGGTGACTTTTGACCCCTGATCCATGACCACCAATCCCCCACATATACCTTCTTGCCTCAAGACCCCACTGCTCACTAATGCCCTACACCCATATGCAGCGCCAGTGTGTGGAGTACTCCCTCAAGGCCCAGCCACTCCGCCGCTACATCCCCAAGAACCCACATCAGTATCATGTATGGGCCACTGTGAACTCTGCTACCTTCGAGTACCTCATGTTCCTGCTCATCCTACTCAACACAGTTGCTCTAGCCATGCAGGTctgacccccccccaccctgaccccaccaGACATTCTATTCTATCTACACAATCCCATGGGAACCATTAGAAATGCTTTAGGCTGCAAgtaacaacccccccccccgacaGGTATGCTATAAACATATTTGCCACATTTCTTCAAATTTAAGACCAATAATTGTAAGTCGAATCCTGACTTCAGAAATCTAagaatgtgaaaaagaaatggcAGATGGCAATTGTAAGTTGCCATTAATTGTGATGTGCACCCCAATTTCAAAGATTCTTAACTGTGAAAAGATGTGTATCCTAGAGTCAATGAAATATGGTAGTTACCTCACATAACATGACGTGTAGAGGTAGACTATTTGCTCATTGGTCATCAAAGACCCAGGCTCTATCTTTCTGCCCCACCATTCTTAGTAAGTTGGCTTTCATTCTCATGATTGTTGCTTCATAGTCACAAgatggctgccacagctccaggCATCAACACTACATTCAGAGCATAAAAAAGGAGGGAAGGTTGCACCAGAGGATCTTCTTCATTTGACCCTTTTgttgaaaagcaaaaatatttttcagagaaaCTGCCCAACCAACAACAGATTTATGTTTCTGTCTCAATAAGAACTAGCAAGAGAAGCTAGAAAATCAAGAGCTGggctttccatttaaaaaaaggaatgaaatcttaccatttgctacAATAtagatgaacctagagggtattaagctaagtgaaatgagtcagacagagaaaaacaaataccatattattttatttatatgtggaacctaaagaacaaaataaacaaataaatgaaacagaaacagacccatagatacagagaacaaactgatagctgCAAGATGtggagggagttggggggctaggaacaaattggttgttacaaaatagtcatgggggtgtaaagtacagcatagggaatacaatcagtaatattgtaataagtatgcATGGTGCCTGGTGAGTACTAGACTCATCAAGGGGATCACTGTGTAAATTAGATAAATGTCAAACCATTAtactatatacctgaaactaatataaaataatattgaatgtcaatgtAATTGACAGATTAAAAAAAGTTGGTCTCCCCCAATATCCATAATGGAAAGCAGATAATGTGAGGGGTTTGGCGAACCCATAGTGCCACCACATCCCCAGACTGTTCTCGCTTCTAGCCAGAGAACATTTGGTTAGGGATGGCAGGTGGAAAATCTCTGCTTCAGGCTCTGCCCACACACCTAATTTTCTCCTCCAGCACTATGAACAGACTGCTCCCTTCAACTATGCCATGGACATCCTCAACATGGTCTTCACTGGCCTTTTTACTGTTGAAATGGTGCTCAAAATCATCGCCTTCAAACCCAAGGTGCTCCGCAACCCTAGACCCACCTGCAGTGGATGAATTCCTTGGGGTTGAACTCCTTGCAGAGCTCTCAGTGGGGGCTGCAAGCAGGGAATCATGAGACTAGAGGACGAGAGGGATCCAGATGCAGGCCCATCATGTGGTCCAAGCTGGGCCTTGTCTCCCCAATTCCCCCACGACTACTGGCCCCCTACCCTAGCTTCCTAGATCTGAGAAAACAGGACTCTACTTTCCTCCTGCCTACAGCATTACTTTGCCGATGCCTGGAACACATTTGATACTCTTATTGTGGTGGGCAGCATAGTGGACATTGCCGTCACTGAAGTCAACGTGAGTACTGGCCTCTCCACTAACCTACTCTCCCCCTACTAAACTTTCCGCACCTGAACCCCAGGGCTTTCTTTCAAATGTGCAGGTGACTCACACTGACTCCCCTTCACCCCACTCATGGAGACTCAGTGCTCCTCATGCTAGCTCTATCCCTTCTGAGTCCCTGTTGAGTTTAGCCAAAGTCCCCCTCTACCAGCTCCCTAATTCCATTTGCAACCTATCCTCTGGCGCCACCATCACCTAAAATGACTCTGTTATTTCTATTATTGCCTTCACTGCCTCTACATCACCCTCCATTGGCTCCATCATCTCCACCAACTCCTGCTTTGGCTCCATCATCTCTTGTGATTCCTTCATTGACTCCATTTCCTCCATCATCTCCAACACTGGGTCTTTCACATCTCTGTCATTACCACGGACTGCACCACTGGCTCCATAATCTCTTCCATTGGATATTACATGCTTCTATAACCTCAACTGACAATGCTGCTGGCTCCATATCTCCGTCACTGGCTTCACCATTGGATTCCCCATGGATTCTCTCATCTCCATCATCTGCATAAAACAACTGATCCCATAATTTCCTCCATTGGTTCCAATATCTTTCCTCTGTAATCTCCTGtaccctctcctctccttccaccctCATTACCAACCTTTCCCACAACTATCTTGATCCACTACCACATAACCTTCCCCATCATCCCTTACATAATCACTGTACCACCCGTTATCCTCTATAACTGTTCATCATTCTCCCCTGGTTCATTTGGGCCTGTGATCACATCATCCCTCTCACCTCTATCTTGGCCATATCTCCCTCCAGAATGGTGGACATCTTGGCGAGGTAGCCCCCCCCCATTCCTCAACAGGGAATTTCTGCTTCTTTCCAcacccacccttccttccttttttattaaagaGTCCTTAGAAATGCTCCCTGACCACCCTGGAGCCTGACTTCTAATGGATTTAGGGGCTGGGAGGGCCAAAGCATGAGGCAGGGAGGTGACTGGGGCAAATGTGGGCTGAGCATACACATCACACCCCCAACTCCAGAGCTCTGAGGACAGTTCCCGCATTTCCATCACCTTCTTTCGCCTCTTCCGAGTCATGCGGCTGGTCAAGCTTCTCAGTAAGGGTGAAGGGATCCGCACATTGCTCTGGACATTCATCAAGTCCTTCCAGGTAGCCACCCCACCCCTTTAACCACCCCTTGCTCCCAGCTCACACCTCTCAGCCTGGCACTTTACCAGCCCCAGAACTATATCTTCTAGTGTGCCACACCCACCTACAACTTACCATttccagttttctctcttttctaggCTCTCAATTCCCAACATGTCTTGGCCTCACTGACctttttctattctatttaatACTGTATCCACATTTGGGATGTACTGGTAGTCATGACATGGGCTCTTGGGGGATGAACCACATTTCTCAGTAGGTCCAGGCTTGAGGGAGCAGGGAATTCTAGGGATTATAGTTCTCTGACTGGACCTGAGTATTTatcctcctctccatccccataGGCCTTGCCCTATGTTGCTCTTCTCATTGCAATGATATTCTTCATTTATGCAGTCATTGGAATGCAGGTGAGTGGGGACCCTAAGAAGCACCCCTCAGGCACTTCTCTGCTAAGGGGAGACATGTAGGAATAGCCCAAAAGTGAGGTTGGTGAGTGGGAAGACAAACAGACATGCTGGATGACCCTGAGTCAGTTCacatatctgtaaaatgagatcaGCAGTGCATGCTTGTCAGGGTTGTGAGAACCCTTTAGGCATTAGGGGTTGTGAAATGGGTGGCAACCTGCAAGGGGCAGGAATTCACCCCTCTGACATAGCCCCTGTGTGCCCACAGATGTTTGGCAAGGTAGCTCTTCAGGACGGCACACAGATCAACCGAAACAACAACTTTCAGACTTTTCCACAGGCTGTGCTGCTTCTGTTTAGGTGACATCTGCCCCTCTCCCACCATGTCAGTCCCCAGTATGCTCTTGTGGGCCCCAGCCTGCCTTAGTTGTAGAAATAACAGGACAGCATGTGGTTCCATATTGCCTGGGACCTTTTCTGGCTGTGATCTGAATCTTTTAGAATATTCTAGCCTCAGCCATCCTTTTTCTGCCTGTAATATGTATCCCCTTCTTAAGCCTCAGtgccccatctgtaaaatgtgaacaTGGCAGTCATTAATATGGCATGccagatttttaaatgtcaaaatgttACTTGTGCCAGATGTAGCCCCTGGCAGGAAGTGGGTCATCTCCTAACCTCTCCAGTCCCTATAATGCCATTTCCCATGACTTCATACCCTCCCCTCCAGGATGACACCCCTATGTGATCCCCAGGTGTGCCACTGGTGAGGCATGGCAGGAGATAATGCTTGCCACCCTTCCCGGGAATCGATGTGACCCTGAGTCTGACTTCAGCCCTGGCGAGGAGTTTACCTGTGGTAGCAATTTTGCCATCGCCTATTTTATTAGCTTCTTCATGCTCTGTGCCTTTCTGGTGAGATCAATTTTCCCATAACTACCCCCAGTGCCATAAGTACTGGCCCTGAAGTGTCTGGGGATGTCAAATGAGGTGGGGAGCCCAAATCTTCAGAGTAGGTGAAAGGGCTGGCCTGTTAACAAGATCATTTCAGGAATTCATGACCCAGTGACCATATTAGATTACCTCAGCCTCCCAACAACCCTCCACACCCTGCTCTGCCCTTCACCTAACCTCCCTGCTCACTGGCCCACAGATTATAAATCTCTTTGTGGCTGTGATCATGGACAACTTTGATTATTTAACCAGAGATTGGTCCATCCTGGGCCCCCATCACCTCGATGAATTCAAGAGGATCTGGTCTGAATATGACCCTGGGGCCAAGTATGCCCTCTAACCCCGTATCTTGTATCCCAGGGGACAGTGCACTGCCCCACACAGTCTCCCAGCCCCAGAACCTCTGGCCTACTCCTCCCATTACCCAGCCAGTAGATGCTCCAAGGTCCCCACTTCCCCtgtcctctgccttcccctccccaatgAATGCCTTTCAATTCTGCCCTGGCAGGCCCTGGGGTGTTGTTGTTGGGGAGAGGTATCAATGAGCTGGTGGGGTCTTGAGAAAGGGCTAGAGGGGCTATCTCCAACCCAGTagtgcctcccacccaccccacctgcccAAGGGGCCGCATCAAGCACCTGGATGTGGTTGCCCTGCTGAGACGCATCCAGCCACCGCTGGGATTTGGGAAGCTATGCCCACACCGAGTGGCCTGCAAGGTCTGTGCACCCTCCCATTCCCACCTTGCCTCTGAGACATCTGTCCACCATCTGGCAGGGGTGGCAGAGACTTTGCCTTAGATAAGGAGAGGGTGGTTGGTTGCATTATCAAAGGTTCTGCACCCAGGCATTCATGCCTGCATCTCAGGCATTTGCCCAAAGTGGGTTTCATTTCCCTGGTATATACAGAGACTTGTGGCGATGAACATGCCCCTCAACTCAGATGGGACGGTGACATTCAATGCCACACTCTTTGCCCTGGTTCGGACATCCTTGAAGATCAAGACagaaggtggggggcaggcaggagtgGGAGGGTCCCTGGGGAGGTTGCAGGGAACAGGGAGCAAACGGGAATGATGAGCCCCACTCCTAGCTCTGAAACTCAAAATGGGTGACTTTGGCTTCTCCAGACCCATTTCCTCACCTGTCCAATAGGGGCAGTGGGTGACTGAGGTAGAAGCTTGTGAAGCCCCTCCAACAGTGAGGGAGTGGCTGTGAAGGGCTCTTCCTATTGGCTCATGCCCGGTGCAGGGAACCTGGAGCAAGCCAATCAGGAGCTGCGGATTGTCATCAAAAAGATCTGGAAGCGTGTGAAGCCGAAGCTACTAGATGAGGTCATCCCCCCTGCTGACGGTGAGCTATCCCCACCCCAATCCTTGAGCTGGCCTCTGAATGTTAGATCATTGCTCATCAACACAAAAGCAGAACTGCCTGGTGTGGGGGCGGTAAAGGGGAGTCCACGCTGTGGGTAGGATGGGAGGATCAGTGAACCCCTAAGTGACTTTGCCTCCTCTCCCTTACCCCCAGAAGAAGAGGTCACCGTGGGCAAATTCTATGCCACATTTCTGATCCAGGACTATTTCCGCAAATTCCGgcggaggaaagaaaaggggctACTAGGGGCCGAGCTACCCCCAAGcacctcctcttcccttcaggtTTTCAGAGTGGagtctgggtgggtggggggtatGTGGGAGCACTGTGGCAGAGGCTAATTGCCCTCTTGGTCTCATGGAGCCtatgtcacagatgaggaaattgaggccccaAGACCCACAGAGAGTCAGGGGTGGCTGAGGggctccttcctccaccccacaCTCTTGCATGGGAAGTAGGCTCAATGAAGGGGAAGTTTAGACCCTGAACTGTCCTGCTTCCTTATTTTTCCACACTCACAGGCTGGTCTGAGGAGCCTACAGGGCTTGGGTCCTGAGATCCGGCAGGCCCTCACCTGTGAcacagatgaggaggaggaagaagatgagaaGGACCCAGAAACAAACCAAGTGAGGACAACAAGTTTCCAATTCCCCAGGACTGTAAAGTACTCCCTCAATCTCCTGAATGACTTTGACACTGCCGCTAAGTAGaagcactccccccacccccacaatagACAACTGTTTATTTGGTACCTACCACCCACTCAGTATGGGAGGGCAAGACTCAGATTCAGCCCAGTCCCTGGGAAGCTCATTGGAGACACACTATATGGCCAAGTGACTTAGATATAACATGGATGTAACAGTCCTGTGACTCCCACAGGCTCCAATGGACTCCCAGCTGCCATCTCATAGGAGCTCTGTGATTTCTGTGTCTCCACCTACTGGGGACAAACTTCCACATTCACTCTCCCTTGGACCCAGTGATGATAATGGGGTTGCTCCCAACTCCAGACAGTCCAGTGTGCCCCAGGCTGGATCTCATGCCCAGAGGTATGGTCAGGAGTCTGAGGGAAGATTGTGAGGGAAGGCAAGGACTAGCCACTATATAGGAATAACTTCAGGGGGCATAGGAGTGAAGACTTCTAGTGAAATTTGGGAGATAGGATGGATTCAAGGGCTCAGGTGGGAATAAAAGGTAATAAGAGATTCCTGTGAGAAAGGCAATGCAAAGGTTTAATGCAAAAAGCATATGATGTGGAACTAAAAGGGTTTAAGTTAAAATCCTGAATCTGGCATTTGCTAAGTGATCTTGGGTTAGTCACTTAGTTTTCATggtcctcaatttcctcacctgtgaaaggaggataataatagcaccttgccctggttgatgtggctcagtggactgagtgctggcctgcagacccaaaggttgctggttcgatttccggtcagagcagacgcctgggttgagggccaggtccccagctaggggcgtgcgagaggcagccaatcgatgtttctctcacacatcaatttttctctccctttctttctccctccctcttctgtaaaaataaataaataaaatattttttaaaaataatagcaccTTATCACATGGGCATAATGGAAGGATAGAATGAGATCACACCTGGCTTTTACACTCCAACACACCCCCATTTCTAGTGTTGAAGTTGTCTCTCTAACAAaccaactttgattttttttttaaacattgagtCTTTCCAGTGAGAAAAACATCTCTTAAAAGAAACCCCATGTTAACTTTAAAATGAcaggttaattttatgttatgtgaattttcccccaattaaaaaaaaattagaagtctGGTGTTTCTGTAAGGGAGGGGGCATAGCACGAGAGGGAACCAGGGACCCAGAACCACATATTTGGGAATCTGATCTGCCTAACTTGCCTCACTTTCCCCAGGAGAAGTTCTGGGGCTCTCATTTTCACTATTCCGGAAGAAGGAAGTTTTCAGCCCAAGGGATCTGAAGGGCAGGAGAAACAGTATGAGGAAGAGGAAGTCCCGGGCCAGGACTCTAACCATGACAAGTAGGATGAACCCATGTGCAGGAGGGCAGGATTAATGGCACCCCATCGCCCATTTCCAGGTCTGAgctcacccccagccctccctccttcccatacAGGCTCTCTTACTTAGATGAAC
Protein-coding regions in this window:
- the CACNA1F gene encoding voltage-dependent L-type calcium channel subunit alpha-1F isoform X12; amino-acid sequence: MSASEGRKDITPEPSPANEAGPDPKWGLKPGPAESGGEISEASGLVTPKRRTQHSKHKTVAVASAQRSPRALFCLTLANPLRQSCISIVEWKPFDILILLTIFANCVALGVYIPFPEDDSNTANHNLEQVEYVFLVIFTVETVLKIVAYGLVLHPSAYIRNGWNLLDFIIVVVGCASAGDTPTLVQLPTPGPLNLEIREATALNFPCSAVRIRNINIFYLHFRLFSVLLEQGPGRPGDAPHTGGKPGGFDVKALRAFRVLRPLRLVSGVPSLHIVLNSIMKALVPLLHIALLVLFVIIIYAIIGLELFLGRMHKTCYFLGSEVEAEEDPSPCTSSGSGRVCMLNQTECRGRWAGPNGGITNFDNFFFAMLTVFQCVTMEGWTDVLYWMQDAMGYELPWVYFVSLVIFGSFFVLNLVLGVLSGEFSKEREKAKARGDFQKLREKQQLEDDLRGYLDWITQAEELDIEDPSADGNFGSVAEEGRAGHRPQLQELPNRRRGHLRWFSHSTRSTHSTSSHASLPASDTASMAETPGDEEEEGALASCTHCLNKIMKTRVCRSFRRANRGLRACCRRAVKSNACYWAVLLLVFLNTLTIASEHHGQPVWLTQTQEYANKVLLCLFTVEMLLKLYGLGPSAYVSSFFNRFDCFVVCGGILETTLVEVGAMQPLGISVLRCVRLLRIFKVTRHWASLSNLVASLLNSMKSIASLLLLLFLFIIIFSLLGMQLFGGKFNFDQTHTKRSTFDTFPQALLTVFQILTGEDWNVVMYDGIMAYGGPFFPGMLVCIYFIILFICGNYILLNVFLAIAVDNLASGDAGTAKDKGREKSTEGKPSQKNGALVPGGENEKEEGAKNEEAGMEEEEEEEEEEEEEEGAGRVELLQEVVPKEKVVPIPEGSAFFCLSQTNPLRKACHTLIHHHVFTNLILVFIILSSVSLAAEDPIRAHSFRNHILGYFDYAFTSIFTVEILLKMTVFGAFLHRGSFCRSWFNLLDLLVVSVSLISFGIHSSAISVVKILRVLRVLRPLRAINRAKGLKHVVQCVFVAIRTIGNIMIVTTLLQFMFACIGVQLFKGKFYSCTDEAKHTPQECKGSFLVYPDGDVSRPLVRERLWVNSDFNFDNVLSAMMALFTVSTFEGWPALLYKAIDAHAEDQGPIYNYHVEISVFFIVYIIIIAFFMMNIFVGFVIITFRAQGEQEYQNCELDKNQRQCVEYSLKAQPLRRYIPKNPHQYHVWATVNSATFEYLMFLLILLNTVALAMQHYEQTAPFNYAMDILNMVFTGLFTVEMVLKIIAFKPKHYFADAWNTFDTLIVVGSIVDIAVTEVNNGGHLGESSEDSSRISITFFRLFRVMRLVKLLSKGEGIRTLLWTFIKSFQALPYVALLIAMIFFIYAVIGMQMFGKVALQDGTQINRNNNFQTFPQAVLLLFRCATGEAWQEIMLATLPGNRCDPESDFSPGEEFTCGSNFAIAYFISFFMLCAFLIINLFVAVIMDNFDYLTRDWSILGPHHLDEFKRIWSEYDPGAKGRIKHLDVVALLRRIQPPLGFGKLCPHRVACKRLVAMNMPLNSDGTVTFNATLFALVRTSLKIKTEGNLEQANQELRIVIKKIWKRVKPKLLDEVIPPADEEEVTVGKFYATFLIQDYFRKFRRRKEKGLLGAELPPSTSSSLQAGLRSLQGLGPEIRQALTCDTDEEEEEDEKDPETNQEKFWGSHFHYSGRRKFSAQGI